A window of Primulina huaijiensis isolate GDHJ02 chromosome 9, ASM1229523v2, whole genome shotgun sequence contains these coding sequences:
- the LOC140984185 gene encoding growth-regulating factor 4-like: MSGTASTSTAVRVGGGAEVGYGGYRPPFTAMQWQELEHQTMIYKYLVAGLPIPPDLVMPIRRSFELISASLFHHPSLGYCSYYGKKFDPEPGRCRRTDGKKWRCSKDAHPDSKYCERHMHRGRNRSRKPVECQSTSQSLSTSLSQISTGSSSNGGSFQESSSASFQNMPPYSAVNSDGSSLGRNLAKLQMESIPHGINNKEFRYIHGLNSDTNYSSFSAEASGSVGNLGLGPSSGCSNWHFIPSQVSSSPCLKQNSDSPFMDDSSSQQNMLRAFEPIDSTMPKQLLKDSFFGSEISSAGPVQHEQLPVHPFFNEWPTTKESWSNFHDDGSSKNVFSSTQLSISIPRASRDVSPMSDYSPKDA; this comes from the exons ATGAGTGGAACAGCATCAACATCTACGGCAGTTAGGGTAGGGGGAGGGGCGGAGGTAGGTTATGGTGGATATAGGCCACCTTTCACTGCTATGCAGTGGCAGGAGCTGGAGCACCAAACCATGATATACAAGTACCTGGTGGCTGGTCTTCCAATCCCACCGGACCTTGTCATGCCTATTCGTCGTAGTTTCGAGTTGATTTCTGCTAGTTTATTCCACCACCCTTCTT TGGGCTATTGTTCCTATTACGGGAAGAAGTTCGATCCCGAGCCTGGGAGATGCCGAAGGACAGATGGAAAGAAGTGGAGGTGCTCCAAAGACGCACATCCAGACTCAAAATATTGTGAACGGCACATGCACCGAGGCCGCAACCGTTCAAGAAAGCCTGTGGAATGTCAATCTACTTCCCAGTCCTTGTCGACTTCATTGTCTCAAATCTCGACTGGGAGCAGTAGTAACGGTGGAAGCTTCCAAGAAAGCAGCAGTGCAAGCTTTCAAAACATGCCACCTTACTCTGCTGTTAATTCAGATGGATCGTCTCTTGGTAGAAATTTGGCAAAGCTGCAGATGGAATCCATCCCACATGGGATCAATAACAAGGAGTTCAG GTATATCCATGGACTGAATTCTGATACCAATTATAGTAGTTTCTCAGCAGAAGCTTCTGGAAGTGTCGGAAATTTAGGCTTGGGCCCTAGCTCAGGTTGCAGCAATTGGCATTTCATACCTTCTCAAGTTTCCTCGAGCCCCTGCTTAAAACAAAATTCTGATTCCCCATTTATGGATGATTCCTCTTCCCAACAAAACATGCTTCGTGCTTTTGAACCCATTGATTCGACCATGCCAAAACAGCTGCTGAAAGACTCGTTTTTTGGCAGTGAGATTAGTTCAGCAGGTCCAGTACAACATGAGCAGCTTCCGGTGCATCCTTTCTTCAATGAGTGGCCTACGACTAAGGAATCATGGTCCAATTTCCACGATGATGGATCCAGCAAAAATGTCTTTTCATCCACTCAGCTGTCCATCTCAATTCCCCGTGCATCTCGTGATGTTTCTCCAATGAGTGATTACTCCCCTAAAG ATGCGTGA